A DNA window from Thalassospiraceae bacterium LMO-JJ14 contains the following coding sequences:
- a CDS encoding type II toxin-antitoxin system HipA family toxin, with the protein MMTSDPSADEAFVWIWLPDAAEPVVAGRVARDAERLIFNYGQSYLDRPEAIPIFLPELPLRSGAIMPEPGLNMAGCLRDGAPDAWGRRVILNRVFGREGTNIEIDALDELAYLLQSGSDRIGALDFQLSAQEYIPRAPRSATLKELQSAAEMVEQGIPLTPELELALNHGTSLGGARPKAMLIDGTRKLIAKFSSSSDTYNVVKGEYVAMRLAAMAGLDVAPVVLERVQGKEVLLVERFDRTPTAGGWHRKALVSALTILGLDEMMARYASYEDLAEVIRHRFTSPKATLHELFGRIVFNILCGNTDDHARNHAAFWDGTYLTLTPAYDICPQGRAGNEASQAMLITGNNRMSTLENCLTATPNFLLDDNDAKDIIAKQIDVIRDNWNAVCDEASMNDVERTLFRQRMFLNPFAFEGAPEFG; encoded by the coding sequence ATGATGACTTCTGATCCAAGCGCCGATGAAGCTTTTGTTTGGATTTGGCTGCCGGATGCTGCCGAACCTGTCGTCGCCGGGCGCGTTGCCCGCGACGCAGAGCGCCTGATCTTCAATTACGGTCAAAGCTATCTCGACCGCCCTGAAGCGATACCGATCTTTCTGCCGGAATTACCTCTGCGCAGCGGCGCCATCATGCCGGAGCCCGGACTGAACATGGCCGGGTGTCTGCGCGACGGCGCGCCGGACGCCTGGGGGCGGCGCGTGATCCTCAACCGGGTCTTCGGCCGGGAGGGTACAAATATCGAAATCGATGCGCTAGACGAGCTTGCATATCTTCTGCAATCGGGTTCCGACCGGATCGGCGCTCTGGACTTTCAGTTGTCTGCGCAAGAATACATACCCCGCGCTCCCCGGAGCGCAACACTCAAGGAACTTCAGAGCGCCGCTGAAATGGTCGAACAGGGCATCCCCTTGACGCCCGAACTGGAACTGGCGCTCAACCACGGGACGTCACTGGGCGGCGCTCGGCCAAAGGCGATGCTGATCGACGGCACCCGCAAGCTGATCGCCAAGTTCTCGTCCTCTTCCGATACGTATAATGTCGTCAAGGGTGAGTACGTCGCGATGCGTCTCGCGGCAATGGCGGGGCTCGACGTGGCCCCTGTCGTGCTGGAACGCGTACAGGGAAAAGAAGTGCTTCTGGTCGAACGCTTTGACCGAACCCCAACGGCGGGCGGCTGGCACCGCAAGGCGCTGGTGTCGGCCCTAACCATATTGGGTCTCGACGAGATGATGGCGCGCTATGCCAGTTACGAAGATCTGGCGGAGGTCATCCGCCACCGCTTTACGTCTCCGAAGGCAACGCTGCATGAGTTGTTCGGGCGCATCGTCTTCAATATCCTGTGCGGCAATACCGATGATCATGCCCGCAACCATGCGGCATTCTGGGACGGCACGTACCTGACCCTGACCCCGGCATACGACATTTGCCCGCAAGGCCGCGCCGGCAACGAAGCGAGTCAGGCAATGCTGATCACAGGCAACAACCGCATGAGTACGCTTGAAAACTGTCTGACGGCGACGCCGAACTTCCTGCTGGACGACAACGATGCGAAGGACATTATCGCCAAACAGATCGATGTCATTCGCGACAACTGGAATGCCGTGTGCGACGAGGCCTCAATGAACGACGTCGAGCGCACCCTGTTCCGTCAGCGCATGTTCCTGAACCCGTTTGCATTCGAAGGCGCACCAGAGTTCGGATAA